One genomic segment of Phyllopteryx taeniolatus isolate TA_2022b chromosome 12, UOR_Ptae_1.2, whole genome shotgun sequence includes these proteins:
- the abhd13 gene encoding protein ABHD13, translating into MEKPWRLWGAVERCTLTLVSWSWGTCRVSLLALILTFHLYGGFILLALILASVAGILYKFQDALLYFPDQPSSSRLYVPVPTGIPHENVYIRTKDGVKLNLILLRYTGDSPAGVSGANQSGTASSAPPTILYFHGNAGNIGHRVPNALLMLVNLKANVVLVDYRGYGKSDGEPGEEGLYLDAEATLDYVMTRPDLDKTKVILFGRSLGGAVVIRLASANPHRVAAIMVENTFLSIPHMAATLFSFLPMRLLPLWCYRNQFLSYRKVALCRMPSLFVSGLSDQLIPPVMMKQLYEMSPSRTKRLAIFPEGTHNDTWQCQGYFAALEQFINELLKSHAHEESAQTSSSVTII; encoded by the coding sequence ATGGAGAAGCCGTGGAGGTTGTGGGGCGCAGTGGAGCGTTGTACCCTCACTTTAGTCTCCTGGTCCTGGGGCACCTGCCGCGTGTCCCTGCTGGCTCTGATCCTCACCTTCCACCTGTACGGGGGTTTCATCCTCCTGGCTCTCATCCTGGCCTCCGTGGCGGGCATCCTTTACAAATTCCAGGACGCGCTCCTCTACTTCCCCGACCAGCCGTCGTCGTCACGCCTCTACGTTCCCGTGCCGACGGGAATCCCGCACGAGAACGTCTACATTCGCACTAAGGACGGCGTGAAGCTCAACCTCATCCTGTTGCGATACACGGGGGACTCACCTGCCGGAGTCTCGGGTGCCAATCAGAGCGGCACCGCTTCCTCGGCGCCGCCCACCATTCTCTACTTCCACGGCAACGCGGGCAATATCGGCCACAGGGTGCCCAACGCGCTGCTGATGCTGGTCAACCTGAAAGCCAACGTGGTGCTCGTGGACTACCGCGGCTACGGGAAGAGCGACGGCGAGCCCGGCGAGGAGGGCCTCTACCTGGACGCCGAGGCCACGCTGGACTACGTGATGACCCGGCCCGATTTGGACAAGACCAAAGTGATACTGTTCGGCCGCTCGCTGGGGGGCGCCGTGGTCATCCGCTTGGCGTCTGCCAACCCGCACCGCGTGGCGGCCATTATGGTGGAAAACACCTTCCTCAGTATCCCGCACATGGCAGCGACGCTCTTCTCCTTCCTGCCCATGCGCCTGCTGCCCCTGTGGTGCTACAGGAATCAGTTCCTGTCTTATAGGAAGGTGGCGCTGTGCCGCATGCCCTCGCTGTTCGTCTCGGGCCTGTCAGACCAGCTCATACCGCCGGTCATGATGAAGCAACTATACGAGATGTCACCGTCGCGGACTAAACGCCTGGCCATCTTCCCCGAGGGCACGCACAATGACACGTGGCAGTGTCAGGGCTACTTTGCAGCTTTGGAGCAGTTCATTAACGAGCTGCTCAAAAGCCACGCCCACGAGGAGAGCGCGCAGACGTCCTCGAGTGTCACCATCATCTGA